A stretch of Gossypium hirsutum isolate 1008001.06 chromosome A06, Gossypium_hirsutum_v2.1, whole genome shotgun sequence DNA encodes these proteins:
- the LOC107962620 gene encoding protein BUNDLE SHEATH DEFECTIVE 2, chloroplastic has translation MANSLSFTSVCSFNTCNKPGIIIDNSFPRKVLVVNEVFKSSRSARMCSLEAKAAEKNQSTKPTSIVCADCEGNGAKQCSQCKGTGVNSVDHFNGQFKAGGLCWLCRGKREILCGNCNGAGFTGGFMSTLDD, from the exons ATGGCAAACTCTCTATCTTTCACTTCTGTTTGTTCCTTCAACACTTGCAATAAGCCGG GGATAATTATTGATAATTCTTTTCCGAGGAAGGTTCTTGTGGTAAATGAAGTGTTTAAGAGCTCCAGGAGTGCCAGAATGTGTTCTTTAGAGGCTAAG GCTGCTGAAAAGAATCAAAGTACTAAACCAACTAGCATCGTTTGTGCTGATTGCGAAGGAAatg GTGCAAAACAATGTTCTCAATGCAAAGGAACTGGGGTTAATTCAGTTGATCACTTCAATGGACAATTTAAAGCTGGTGGGCTGTGTTGGCTTTGCAG GGGGAAAAGGGAGATTTTATGTGGGAATTGTAATGGAGCTGGCTTTACTGGTGGATTTATGAGCACCTTGGATGACTGA
- the LOC107962619 gene encoding uncharacterized protein: MASGFLLTAAPFLPSQRNEMNGLLGQMRSSFHGKVGYKQSFLRRESNSPRGGRLVVASVLGRKVQKKETVVPDPDYRIPFVLLGLAGGLVYTDNLLPAAPVGLLGLLLLFQTTRVRFVFDDEALEVKVGEQLEDSGENVFVGGKNRWKYSTFVNWELWWPSFPILVYFKETQTKPEGQVHFFPVIFNGKQLYDVMVERAGPSKTSGPK; encoded by the exons ATGGCTAGTGGATTCCTGTTGACTGCTGCTCCATTTCTACCTTCCCAAA GAAATGAAATGAATGGTCTTTTGGGACAAATGAGGAGCTCATTCCATGGCAAAGTAGGATATAAGCAAAGTTTTTTAAGAAGAGAATCCAATAGTCCTCGTGGAGGCAGACTTGTTGTTGCATCTGTG CTAGGAAGGAAGGTCCAAAAGAAAGAAACTGTGGTTCCTGACCCAGATTATCGCATACCCTTTGTCCTACTTG GTCTAGCCGGTGGATTGGTTTATACTGACAACCTATTACCAGCTGCACCTGTTGGTTTACTTGGGTTGCTCCTGTTGTTCCAG ACTACCAGAGTGAGATTTGTCTTTGACGACGAGGCTCTG GAGGTAAAAGTAGGAGAGCAGCTTGAGGATTCAGGTGAAAATGTCTTCGTGGGTGGAAAGAACCGTTGGAA GTACTCAACTTTTGTGAATTGGGAACTTTGGTGGCCAAGTTTCCCAATTCTGGTGTATTTTAAGGAGACACAGACAAAGCCTGAAGGACAAGTTCACTTTTTCCCAGTCATTTTT AACGGAAAGCAACTCTACGATGTAATGGTAGAAAGAGCTGGTCCTTCAAAAACTAGCGGCCCGAAATAA